A genomic region of Silurus meridionalis isolate SWU-2019-XX chromosome 7, ASM1480568v1, whole genome shotgun sequence contains the following coding sequences:
- the LOC124388544 gene encoding probable phosphatase phospho1 isoform X2, translating into MQIHSNCVEHSAHSVLHTGFHSGEFKSRIQFFERKPSDMAAHFLFFFDFDETLIAENSDNSVIRAAPFQELPPSLSRMNHPGYFLEHTQNIMTFLNKCGITEDTLSTALQQVPPSPGVSALLDFLSARGDFECVVVSDANSYFIETWLRHIGVHKLFTKVLTNPADFDAHGRLVLHPFHTHSCPKCPVNMCKQTILRDYTSKREKERGKPFQKIFYIGDGENDICPTLALGQNDVVFPRRGFPMHRFIQDLQKTQPGMYKPSVVPWERGEDVMDFLKKVLQEQ; encoded by the exons ATGCAAATTCATTCCAATTGTGTTGAACATTCAGCACATTCTGTATTACACACAGGATTCCACAGTGGAGAGTTTAAGAGCAGGATACAATTCTTTG AGAGGAAACCCAGCGACATGGCTgcccacttcctgtttttctttgaCTTTGACGAGACGCTGATTGCAGAGAACAGCGATAACTCTGTGATCCGTGCTGCACCGTTCCAGGAGCTCCCCCCATCCCTGAGCAGGATGAACCACCCCGGATACTTCCTCGAACACACTCAGAACATCATGACGTTCCTAAATAAGTGCGGCATCACCGAAGACACCCTCAGCACCGCGCTTCAGCAAGTCCCGCCGTCTCCGGGTGTATCTGCGCTTCTTGATTTCTTGTCAGCTCGGGGCGACTTCGAGTGCGTCGTGGTCTCGGATGCTAACTCATACTTCATCGAGACCTGGTTACGACACATCGGCGTTCACAAACTTTTCACCAAGGTTCTCACCAACCCCGCTGACTTCGATGCACATGGACGCCTCGTTTTGCAcccttttcacacacactcctgtccCAAGTGTCCAGTGAACATGTGCAAGCAGACCATCCTGAGGGACTACACGAGCAAAAGGGAGAAGGAACGAGGAAAACCATTTCAAAAGATATTTTACATCGGAGACGGAGAAAACGACATCTGTCCCACGTTAGCTTTGGGTCAGAATGATGTGGTTTTTCCCAGACGAGGTTTTCCCATGCATCGGTTCATTCAGGATCTGCAGAAGACACAGCCGGGCATGTATAAACCCTCGGTGGTGCCCTGGGAACGAGGAGAAGATGTCATGGACTTCCTGAAGAAGGTCCTGCAGGAGCAATAA
- the LOC124388544 gene encoding probable phosphatase phospho1 isoform X1, translating into MSQSSCAAVESSATFSRHRYRSRTFHPAVRSSAPRRHPAASERKPSDMAAHFLFFFDFDETLIAENSDNSVIRAAPFQELPPSLSRMNHPGYFLEHTQNIMTFLNKCGITEDTLSTALQQVPPSPGVSALLDFLSARGDFECVVVSDANSYFIETWLRHIGVHKLFTKVLTNPADFDAHGRLVLHPFHTHSCPKCPVNMCKQTILRDYTSKREKERGKPFQKIFYIGDGENDICPTLALGQNDVVFPRRGFPMHRFIQDLQKTQPGMYKPSVVPWERGEDVMDFLKKVLQEQ; encoded by the exons ATGTCTCAGAGCTCGTGCGCCGCAGTAGAGAGCAGCGCGACCTTCAGCCGGCACCGGTACCGGAGCCGCACCTTTCACCCCGCTGTCCGCTCATCCGCCCCCCGCCGCCATCCTGCTGCTTCCG AGAGGAAACCCAGCGACATGGCTgcccacttcctgtttttctttgaCTTTGACGAGACGCTGATTGCAGAGAACAGCGATAACTCTGTGATCCGTGCTGCACCGTTCCAGGAGCTCCCCCCATCCCTGAGCAGGATGAACCACCCCGGATACTTCCTCGAACACACTCAGAACATCATGACGTTCCTAAATAAGTGCGGCATCACCGAAGACACCCTCAGCACCGCGCTTCAGCAAGTCCCGCCGTCTCCGGGTGTATCTGCGCTTCTTGATTTCTTGTCAGCTCGGGGCGACTTCGAGTGCGTCGTGGTCTCGGATGCTAACTCATACTTCATCGAGACCTGGTTACGACACATCGGCGTTCACAAACTTTTCACCAAGGTTCTCACCAACCCCGCTGACTTCGATGCACATGGACGCCTCGTTTTGCAcccttttcacacacactcctgtccCAAGTGTCCAGTGAACATGTGCAAGCAGACCATCCTGAGGGACTACACGAGCAAAAGGGAGAAGGAACGAGGAAAACCATTTCAAAAGATATTTTACATCGGAGACGGAGAAAACGACATCTGTCCCACGTTAGCTTTGGGTCAGAATGATGTGGTTTTTCCCAGACGAGGTTTTCCCATGCATCGGTTCATTCAGGATCTGCAGAAGACACAGCCGGGCATGTATAAACCCTCGGTGGTGCCCTGGGAACGAGGAGAAGATGTCATGGACTTCCTGAAGAAGGTCCTGCAGGAGCAATAA
- the LOC124388544 gene encoding probable phosphatase phospho1 isoform X3, producing the protein MAAHFLFFFDFDETLIAENSDNSVIRAAPFQELPPSLSRMNHPGYFLEHTQNIMTFLNKCGITEDTLSTALQQVPPSPGVSALLDFLSARGDFECVVVSDANSYFIETWLRHIGVHKLFTKVLTNPADFDAHGRLVLHPFHTHSCPKCPVNMCKQTILRDYTSKREKERGKPFQKIFYIGDGENDICPTLALGQNDVVFPRRGFPMHRFIQDLQKTQPGMYKPSVVPWERGEDVMDFLKKVLQEQ; encoded by the coding sequence ATGGCTgcccacttcctgtttttctttgaCTTTGACGAGACGCTGATTGCAGAGAACAGCGATAACTCTGTGATCCGTGCTGCACCGTTCCAGGAGCTCCCCCCATCCCTGAGCAGGATGAACCACCCCGGATACTTCCTCGAACACACTCAGAACATCATGACGTTCCTAAATAAGTGCGGCATCACCGAAGACACCCTCAGCACCGCGCTTCAGCAAGTCCCGCCGTCTCCGGGTGTATCTGCGCTTCTTGATTTCTTGTCAGCTCGGGGCGACTTCGAGTGCGTCGTGGTCTCGGATGCTAACTCATACTTCATCGAGACCTGGTTACGACACATCGGCGTTCACAAACTTTTCACCAAGGTTCTCACCAACCCCGCTGACTTCGATGCACATGGACGCCTCGTTTTGCAcccttttcacacacactcctgtccCAAGTGTCCAGTGAACATGTGCAAGCAGACCATCCTGAGGGACTACACGAGCAAAAGGGAGAAGGAACGAGGAAAACCATTTCAAAAGATATTTTACATCGGAGACGGAGAAAACGACATCTGTCCCACGTTAGCTTTGGGTCAGAATGATGTGGTTTTTCCCAGACGAGGTTTTCCCATGCATCGGTTCATTCAGGATCTGCAGAAGACACAGCCGGGCATGTATAAACCCTCGGTGGTGCCCTGGGAACGAGGAGAAGATGTCATGGACTTCCTGAAGAAGGTCCTGCAGGAGCAATAA